The following are encoded in a window of Ignavibacteriales bacterium genomic DNA:
- the argF gene encoding ornithine carbamoyltransferase has protein sequence MAVNMKGKSLLEINHLTLEEIYQIFDLSAVLKQKRLTGEPHRVLEGKKLGMIFSKPSTRTRVSFEVGIYELGGYGMFFNQNDLQLKKSESISDTAKVLSRYLDGIMIRTFDHQDVVDLAKYGSIPVINGLTDLHHPCQVLTDLFTVLEKKRTLRGLKLAYIGDGNNMAHSLLHGCSKVGMDISIASPSGYKPLDFVVNESKANAKYMGSKIEIFNKPIDAVKNADIIYTDVWASMGQEKEADERKKKFAGFQVNAEMVKHAKEDYIFMHCLPAHRGVEVTDEICDSPNSVIFDEAENRLHVQKAIMALLM, from the coding sequence ATGGCAGTAAATATGAAAGGGAAAAGTTTACTAGAAATTAATCATCTCACGCTAGAAGAGATTTATCAAATATTTGATTTAAGTGCTGTATTAAAACAGAAAAGATTAACTGGTGAACCTCATCGTGTATTAGAAGGGAAGAAATTGGGAATGATCTTTTCAAAACCATCAACAAGAACTCGTGTTTCTTTTGAAGTTGGAATTTACGAGCTCGGTGGTTACGGAATGTTTTTCAATCAAAATGATTTACAATTGAAGAAAAGTGAAAGTATTTCTGATACTGCTAAAGTGCTTTCACGTTATCTCGATGGAATAATGATTAGGACTTTCGACCATCAAGATGTTGTTGATTTAGCAAAGTATGGTTCAATCCCAGTAATTAACGGATTAACGGATCTACATCATCCTTGCCAAGTCCTTACTGATTTGTTTACAGTTCTAGAAAAGAAAAGAACTTTGCGCGGTTTAAAATTAGCTTACATCGGCGACGGCAATAACATGGCGCATAGTTTACTTCACGGCTGTTCAAAAGTTGGAATGGATATTTCAATCGCTTCTCCTTCCGGTTACAAACCTTTGGATTTTGTTGTTAATGAATCGAAAGCGAATGCTAAGTATATGGGAAGTAAGATCGAGATTTTTAATAAACCGATTGATGCCGTGAAAAATGCAGATATTATTTATACAGATGTTTGGGCAAGTATGGGACAAGAAAAAGAAGCTGATGAACGAAAGAAAAAATTTGCCGGTTTTCAAGTAAATGCAGAAATGGTAAAACATGCAAAAGAGGATTATATATTTATGCATTGTTTACCTGCACATCGCGGTGTTGAAGTCACAGATGAAATTTGCGATTCACCTAATTCAGTAATTTTTGATGAAGCAGAGAACAGATTACATGTTCAGAAAGCAATTATGGCTTTGTTGATGTAA
- a CDS encoding APC family permease: protein MDNPDSSGNQAKVSAKKIQVVILSSVMLAFISYWRAAAIVLSDLASSAYYALGIAIKAVGPSAPWFVLFVMIFAYAIRAVYTESSSMFVRGGVYKVVHEALGETLAKFSVSALIFDYLITAPISAVSAGLYIAGLISSFHFHIGLSLSISDQTIAVIIALLIEIYFWRKNIIGIEESSKKALRIFQITATLAVVLLIWSLITIFVNGVHIPPFSIQLSEDALGVLKHVDWFKAIAGIGVIVGMGHAILAVSGEETLAQVYREIEAPKLPNFLKAGLIIFLFSLLFTGVNSLFASMIVPYNELQGIYNDNALSGLAMHQIGPRWLLLILQAFVVIVGFLVLAGAVNTALIGSNSVLNRVAEDGVLHEWFRKPHPKYGTTYRIINTLAFFQVLIIVMSRGDVFLIGEAYAFGVVWSFIMKAFSMIVLRFKDKTKREWKVGPNFKIGKKEIPLGLGLIFLVLLLLGVVNLFTKPFATVGGVTFTIILYIVFGISERKNKKLSAEHHSLEKFIITPQTSFSKLLEGSPNRKRKLVAVSSPSRLYHLEKCLEKTAEDDTEIIVMYAKVIPEIINMVQDKYMGLTEDELFSKVITLAEKEGKTVKPIVVPTNNALYAIAYTAAELNVDEVYLGVSVKYSPEIQFQQLAIYWGYAQSDQTKSLTVKAVSKTGNVKQELEFEL from the coding sequence GTGGATAATCCGGACAGTAGTGGGAATCAAGCAAAAGTAAGTGCAAAAAAAATTCAAGTTGTAATTCTTTCTTCTGTAATGCTTGCGTTCATTTCTTACTGGCGCGCCGCTGCAATTGTTTTGTCAGATCTCGCTTCAAGTGCTTACTATGCACTTGGAATTGCAATTAAAGCTGTTGGACCTTCTGCTCCTTGGTTTGTTCTCTTCGTTATGATCTTCGCTTATGCAATTAGAGCTGTTTATACTGAATCATCGAGTATGTTTGTACGCGGAGGTGTTTATAAAGTTGTTCATGAAGCCCTGGGAGAAACTTTAGCCAAGTTTTCAGTTTCGGCTCTTATATTTGATTATTTGATTACTGCACCAATTAGTGCAGTATCTGCCGGATTATACATAGCTGGATTGATTAGCTCGTTTCACTTTCACATTGGCCTATCTCTATCAATTTCCGATCAGACAATAGCTGTAATAATTGCACTTCTAATTGAGATTTATTTCTGGCGAAAAAATATTATTGGAATCGAAGAATCAAGCAAGAAAGCTCTCAGAATTTTTCAAATTACTGCAACGTTAGCTGTTGTTTTATTAATCTGGTCTTTGATTACAATTTTTGTTAATGGTGTACATATTCCCCCATTTTCAATTCAACTTTCTGAGGATGCATTAGGAGTTTTAAAACACGTTGATTGGTTTAAGGCAATTGCAGGGATTGGAGTAATCGTTGGAATGGGGCATGCAATTCTTGCCGTTAGCGGAGAGGAAACACTTGCACAAGTTTATAGAGAAATTGAAGCACCTAAGCTTCCAAATTTTTTAAAAGCTGGTTTAATTATATTTTTATTTAGTCTTTTGTTCACAGGGGTCAACTCTCTATTTGCGTCCATGATTGTTCCTTACAACGAACTTCAAGGTATTTACAATGATAATGCATTGAGTGGATTAGCAATGCATCAGATTGGTCCTAGATGGCTTCTTTTAATTCTTCAAGCGTTTGTAGTAATTGTGGGTTTTTTGGTGCTTGCCGGAGCAGTAAACACAGCTCTTATTGGTTCGAACAGTGTTTTGAACCGTGTTGCTGAAGATGGAGTTCTTCATGAGTGGTTTCGTAAACCCCATCCAAAATATGGAACGACTTACCGGATAATTAATACTCTTGCCTTTTTTCAAGTATTAATAATCGTTATGAGCCGTGGGGATGTTTTTCTTATTGGTGAAGCTTATGCGTTTGGTGTTGTGTGGAGTTTTATTATGAAAGCATTCTCAATGATCGTTTTGAGATTCAAAGACAAAACTAAACGTGAATGGAAAGTTGGACCCAATTTTAAGATCGGTAAAAAGGAAATTCCTTTGGGACTTGGACTCATCTTCTTAGTATTACTTCTATTAGGAGTTGTGAATTTATTTACTAAACCGTTTGCTACAGTAGGAGGTGTAACATTTACAATAATTTTATATATCGTTTTTGGAATCTCTGAAAGAAAAAATAAAAAGCTTTCGGCAGAACATCATTCGTTAGAAAAATTTATCATTACTCCGCAAACAAGTTTTTCCAAACTATTAGAGGGCAGTCCGAATCGAAAAAGAAAACTTGTTGCAGTAAGTTCCCCTTCAAGATTATATCATTTAGAAAAATGTTTGGAAAAAACTGCAGAAGATGATACTGAAATAATTGTAATGTACGCAAAAGTAATTCCTGAAATAATCAACATGGTTCAAGATAAATATATGGGGTTAACGGAAGATGAGCTTTTTAGTAAGGTGATTACGCTTGCGGAAAAAGAAGGTAAGACTGTAAAACCGATAGTTGTTCCAACAAACAACGCTCTATATGCTATTGCTTATACTGCAGCAGAATTAAATGTTGATGAAGTTTATTTAGGTGTTTCAGTAAAGTATTCACCAGAAATACAATTTCAGCAACTTGCTATATACTGGGGTTATGCACAATCTGATCAAACAAAAAGCCTAACTGTTAAAGCGGTAAGTAAGACAGGCAACGTTAAACAAGAATTAGAGTTTGAACTCTAG
- a CDS encoding phosphoribosylaminoimidazolesuccinocarboxamide synthase, which yields MPAKTITNTNFSNLKLFKQGKVRDVYEVGNYYLIVATDRLSAFDVIMNEGIPDKGKILNRISKFWFNFTKEIIPNHLISMNVDEYPSECLPYKAILKDRSMLVKKAELIPIECIVRGYITGSGLVDYKKTGMICGIKLPEGLVESEKLPSPIFTPSTKAEIGLHDENITEQETEKIIGKDAFQFIKNAAIEIYTKAAEFALTKGIIIADTKMEFGYYAGKIILIDELLTPDSSRFWPLNEYEKGRSQNSFDKQYVRDYLLSIKFNKRPPAPPLPGEVILNTSKKYQEALFKLTGETL from the coding sequence ATGCCTGCTAAAACAATCACCAATACAAATTTTAGTAACCTAAAATTATTCAAGCAAGGTAAAGTCCGCGATGTGTATGAAGTTGGAAACTATTATCTGATTGTTGCTACAGACCGTCTTTCTGCTTTTGATGTGATTATGAACGAGGGAATTCCTGATAAAGGGAAAATATTAAATCGTATTTCTAAGTTCTGGTTCAATTTCACAAAAGAAATTATTCCAAATCATCTAATATCAATGAATGTGGATGAATATCCGTCAGAATGTTTACCTTATAAAGCGATATTAAAAGATCGTTCCATGCTGGTTAAAAAAGCAGAATTAATTCCAATCGAGTGCATAGTTCGCGGGTATATAACAGGATCAGGTTTAGTGGATTATAAAAAAACCGGAATGATTTGCGGAATTAAATTACCTGAGGGATTGGTTGAGTCGGAAAAACTTCCTTCACCGATTTTCACTCCATCAACAAAAGCAGAAATTGGTTTACATGATGAAAATATAACAGAACAAGAAACCGAAAAAATTATTGGTAAAGATGCATTTCAATTTATTAAAAATGCTGCAATAGAAATTTATACCAAAGCTGCAGAATTTGCACTCACAAAAGGGATAATAATAGCTGATACAAAAATGGAATTTGGTTATTATGCTGGTAAAATTATTTTAATTGATGAATTACTAACACCGGATTCTTCAAGATTCTGGCCATTAAATGAATATGAAAAGGGAAGATCTCAAAATAGTTTTGACAAACAATATGTCAGGGATTACCTTCTATCAATCAAGTTTAATAAGAGACCGCCGGCGCCGCCTCTTCCTGGGGAAGTAATTCTGAACACAAGTAAAAAATATCAAGAAGCTTTGTTCAAGTTAACCGGAGAAACTTTATAA
- a CDS encoding DUF971 domain-containing protein, translating into MIPVQIKIKEKNYLFIKWNDDTETSIKLANLRKNCPCAVCVSERDNNGSKYIPIYSDEQLFIKDIQMIGSYAIGIVWADKHNTGIYDFTYLKKISDLNKQN; encoded by the coding sequence ATGATTCCGGTACAGATAAAGATTAAAGAGAAAAATTATTTATTCATAAAATGGAATGATGATACAGAAACCAGTATTAAACTCGCCAATCTAAGAAAGAATTGTCCGTGCGCAGTTTGTGTTTCTGAAAGAGATAATAACGGCAGTAAATACATTCCAATTTATTCTGATGAACAACTTTTCATTAAAGATATTCAGATGATTGGGAGCTATGCTATTGGAATTGTGTGGGCTGATAAACACAATACCGGTATTTATGATTTCACTTATTTGAAAAAGATTTCTGATTTAAACAAACAAAACTAA
- the pgsA gene encoding CDP-diacylglycerol--glycerol-3-phosphate 3-phosphatidyltransferase — protein MVLPNQLTILRIILTPIFLILFLTGEPLLIQIAYLIFIIAAITDWYDGWLARKFNYITEWGKFMDPLADKILTSTAFIAFVIIGVLQLWMVLLIIIRDLIITLLRVYADYRKVSFSTSRTAQVKTFIQIIFLYYILTIYTLKTFEILHINYNYLFEILLNARAIYFAMLFITLFTVITGITYIFSNRLLIRKMIKGEN, from the coding sequence ATGGTTCTACCTAATCAATTAACTATATTAAGAATTATTCTTACACCGATATTTCTCATTCTCTTTCTAACAGGTGAACCATTACTGATCCAAATTGCATATTTAATTTTTATAATTGCTGCTATTACTGATTGGTATGATGGCTGGCTTGCCCGTAAATTTAATTATATAACTGAATGGGGTAAATTTATGGATCCGTTAGCAGATAAAATATTGACTTCTACTGCCTTCATTGCTTTTGTAATAATAGGAGTGCTTCAGCTCTGGATGGTTCTCTTAATAATAATCAGAGATCTAATAATTACTTTGTTGCGTGTTTATGCTGATTACAGGAAAGTATCATTCAGTACAAGTCGTACAGCACAGGTGAAAACTTTTATACAAATTATTTTCCTCTATTACATATTAACAATTTATACATTAAAAACATTTGAAATATTACACATTAATTACAATTACTTATTTGAAATTCTTTTGAATGCCCGAGCAATATATTTCGCAATGTTATTTATAACTTTATTCACAGTTATAACAGGCATTACTTACATATTCAGTAATCGTTTATTAATTAGGAAGATGATCAAAGGTGAAAATTAA
- a CDS encoding phosphatidylglycerophosphatase A, whose amino-acid sequence MKINFVEKLLGSGFYTGYIKTASGTWGSFAGLIIYLIPGFENPSLMIFMISLFILIGVPIATKFETIYGIDPKECTIDEIVGMWITLLFLPKKIWWIVLAFLIWRVLDIIKPYPVRNLEKVKGGWGIMLDDIMAGIYSFILIQLTIYIFNLITK is encoded by the coding sequence GTGAAAATTAATTTTGTAGAAAAACTTCTCGGCTCAGGTTTCTATACCGGATATATAAAGACAGCTTCCGGTACATGGGGAAGTTTTGCCGGTTTAATCATTTACTTAATTCCCGGATTTGAAAATCCTTCTTTAATGATTTTCATGATCTCTCTTTTTATTTTGATCGGTGTACCGATTGCTACTAAATTTGAAACGATTTATGGAATAGATCCCAAAGAGTGCACAATTGATGAAATAGTTGGCATGTGGATTACCTTGTTATTTCTTCCTAAAAAAATTTGGTGGATAGTATTGGCATTCTTAATTTGGCGTGTGTTGGATATTATCAAACCTTATCCGGTTCGTAATTTAGAAAAAGTTAAAGGCGGTTGGGGAATAATGCTTGATGATATTATGGCGGGAATTTATTCATTCATTCTAATTCAACTAACGATTTATATTTTTAATTTAATCACAAAATAG
- a CDS encoding competence/damage-inducible protein A, whose product MKAHIITIGDEILIGQVTNSNAAYIGEKLTQANVHINGSSVVGDNETIIVNEFKRVFEINDIVLVTGGLGPTHDDVTRKCVVDFFKTELIVDNEVLSDIKKFFEVRGRILTPTNEDQALIPKISKTIRNPFGTAPGYWIEKKNKIFICMPGVPYEMKNMMDNIVIPRLAERVEKDNYILTKNLLTTGIPESMLYDRLGNVDELLQGAKLAFLPNQFGVRMRLTIISKNEETAVNKLDEIEQKIRAVVGRYIYGTENDTLESVVSKLFIDRGLKLAIAESCTGGLIMSRLTNISGSSKFLERGIVAYSNAAKVELLHVDEDTIQKNGAVSLEVARQLAEGVKAISGTDVGLSVTGIMGPTGASAGKPIGLVFIGLCNEKICTAKEFHFGDDRLLNKDRTSQAALEMLRRNLLGISYDD is encoded by the coding sequence ATGAAAGCTCACATTATAACTATTGGTGACGAAATACTTATTGGTCAAGTAACAAATTCAAATGCTGCCTATATAGGAGAAAAATTAACTCAAGCAAACGTACATATAAATGGTTCAAGTGTGGTTGGTGATAATGAAACAATTATTGTAAATGAATTTAAAAGAGTATTCGAAATAAATGATATAGTATTGGTTACGGGCGGATTAGGTCCTACTCACGATGATGTAACAAGGAAATGTGTTGTAGATTTTTTTAAGACAGAATTAATTGTTGATAACGAAGTTCTATCAGATATTAAAAAATTCTTTGAAGTAAGAGGACGTATACTCACTCCCACAAATGAAGATCAAGCGCTTATTCCTAAAATATCTAAAACGATTCGTAATCCTTTTGGAACTGCACCGGGATATTGGATTGAGAAGAAGAATAAAATATTTATTTGTATGCCCGGTGTTCCCTATGAAATGAAAAATATGATGGATAATATTGTAATACCCAGACTTGCTGAGAGAGTAGAAAAAGATAATTACATTTTAACAAAAAATTTGTTAACGACGGGAATCCCAGAATCCATGCTATATGATAGATTAGGAAATGTTGATGAACTCTTACAAGGAGCTAAGTTAGCATTTTTGCCTAATCAGTTTGGTGTAAGAATGAGATTAACAATCATCAGCAAGAATGAAGAAACTGCAGTCAATAAGTTAGATGAGATAGAACAAAAAATTCGTGCTGTAGTTGGAAGATATATTTACGGCACAGAAAACGATACATTAGAAAGTGTTGTATCAAAACTTTTTATTGATCGAGGATTGAAATTAGCTATTGCAGAATCATGTACCGGCGGTTTAATAATGAGCAGATTAACTAATATCAGCGGCAGTAGTAAATTTTTGGAAAGAGGAATTGTTGCTTACAGCAATGCAGCAAAAGTTGAACTTCTTCATGTTGATGAAGATACAATTCAGAAAAATGGTGCAGTTAGTTTAGAAGTTGCAAGACAATTGGCAGAAGGCGTTAAAGCCATTAGCGGGACAGATGTAGGTCTTTCTGTTACCGGAATTATGGGTCCAACTGGTGCATCAGCAGGTAAACCTATCGGTTTGGTCTTTATCGGATTATGTAATGAAAAAATTTGCACTGCAAAAGAATTCCATTTTGGGGATGACAGACTTCTCAATAAAGATAGAACATCACAAGCAGCATTAGAGATGTTGAGAAGAAATCTTCTCGGTATTTCTTATGATGATTAG
- the thpR gene encoding RNA 2',3'-cyclic phosphodiesterase — protein MMIRTFIALEIPDDALSHIKEIIRSKIGELHNVKWESREKLHLTLKFLGDTKKEFIDTYISGIEGIIKKYNSLDLSFNRFGVFRKGNEPKIFWVGMNENRKLGEIVSEIETTFSEYGFNKENRKFQPHLTLLRFRGYEDAEKILSLTEVNLPLIKFTADKITFYESKLLPSASVYRSIKSFYLKI, from the coding sequence ATGATGATTAGAACTTTTATTGCTCTTGAAATTCCTGATGATGCTTTATCTCATATAAAAGAAATTATTAGAAGTAAGATTGGAGAATTACATAATGTTAAATGGGAGTCCCGGGAGAAACTTCATCTCACATTAAAATTTCTTGGAGATACTAAAAAAGAATTTATTGATACCTATATTTCTGGTATTGAAGGAATTATTAAAAAATATAATTCATTGGATTTAAGTTTTAATAGATTTGGTGTGTTTAGAAAAGGGAATGAACCTAAAATCTTTTGGGTAGGGATGAATGAAAATCGTAAACTCGGCGAAATTGTCTCAGAAATAGAAACAACATTTTCAGAGTACGGATTCAATAAAGAAAACAGAAAATTTCAACCGCATTTAACTTTATTAAGATTTAGGGGGTATGAAGATGCAGAAAAAATATTATCTTTGACTGAAGTAAATCTTCCCTTAATAAAATTTACTGCAGACAAAATTACATTTTATGAAAGTAAACTATTACCGAGCGCATCGGTTTATAGATCAATAAAAAGTTTTTATTTGAAAATCTAA